In a genomic window of Quercus lobata isolate SW786 chromosome 4, ValleyOak3.0 Primary Assembly, whole genome shotgun sequence:
- the LOC115984942 gene encoding IQ domain-containing protein IQM5-like — protein sequence WALLIFVFFQIDPRHRYGHNLHFYYDVWSDSKSTQPFFYWLDVGDGKDLNLERCLRTVLQRQCIAYLGPKEREAYEVIVESGKLLYRQTGMLINTVEGSKWIFVLSTSRALYVGQKKKGVFQHSSFLSGGATSAAGRLVAHDGVLEVLSIT from the exons TGGGCTTTgttaatctttgttttttttcagaTTGATCCACGCCATCGTTATGGACACAATTTACACTTCTACTATGATGTCTGGTCTGATAGCAAGAGCACCCAACCTTTCTTCTACTG GTTGGATGTTGGTGATGGTAAAGACCTAAATCTTGAAAGGTGCCTAAGGACTGTTCTACAACGTCAATGCATCGCGTATCTTGGACCA AAAGAGAGGGAAGCATATGAAGTAATTGTAGAGAGTGGAAAGCTTTTATACAGGCAAACAGGGATGCTTATTAACACAGTTGAGGGTTCTAAGTGGATTTTTGTGCTCAGCACATCAAGGGCTTTGTATGTGGGTcagaagaagaaaggtgttTTTCAACACTCAAGTTTTCTATCGGGAGGTGCTACATCAGCAGCAGGGAGATTAGTTGCCCATGATGGGGTTCTTGAGGTACTATCTATAACATAG